The following proteins come from a genomic window of Larimichthys crocea isolate SSNF chromosome III, L_crocea_2.0, whole genome shotgun sequence:
- the LOC104920812 gene encoding sperm flagellar protein 2, producing the protein MTDVLCKWLNEKLQLSKVIEPQTIAQDFSSGYLIGEVLHKYELQNDFSLFLKKDTSIAKVNNFSRLEPTLRLLGIPFNINTAQELMQEKPGVATSLLYQLHVSLEKKMIAKISRTMMEVMQPAAIASLHKKEHELFRHGLEHDRKILAQIMSSQCQSLNRWPVIPPIQKKKNIETECTDFHQDRDCLVVDSLPPPPRPPTLEKPMASTPTITQLESLEYS; encoded by the exons atgacGGACGTGTTGTGCAAGTGGCTGAACGAGAAGCTCCAGCTGTCAAAAGTTATTG AGCCACAGACTATTGCCCAGGATTTCTCCAGTGGTTACCTAATCGGAGAGGTCCTGCATAAATATGAGCTGCAGAAcgatttcagtttgtttctgaagAAAGA CACCTCCATTGCCAAAGTGAACAATTTTTCCCGACTTGAACCTACTCTCCGGTTATTGGGGATCCCGttcaacataaacacagccCAGGAACTGATGCAGGAGAAGCCCGGTGTTGCCACAAGCCTTCTTTACCAACTACATGTCTCACTTGAAAAAAAGATGATAGCAAAAATCAGCAGGACAATGATGGAAGTCATGCAGCCTGCAGCCATTGCTTCCCTGCACAAAAAAGAGCATGAGCTCTTCCGTCAT GGTTTGGAACATGATAGAAAGATACTAGCGCAGATAATGTCTAGCCAATGCCAGTCATTGAACAGATGGCCTGTGATCCCTCCcatccagaaaaagaaaaatattgagACG GAATGTACTGACTTCCACCAGGACAGAGACTGCCTCGTGGTGGATAGCCTGCCTCCCCCTCCCCGTCCACCTACTCTGGAGAAGCCCATGGCGTCTACCCCCACCATCACTCAGCTGGAGTCACTCG aATATTCATAG
- the lifra gene encoding LIF receptor subunit alpha a, whose product MPHLSISPSCSSIWLICLLLTIHAHAKDALTVPQVRLSADWDTQQLTISWQGGAATTFDLMILRTELNETVFYETVNVPLNQASGQHQWTWTSVEPLECTSLSIKIRSRDGQTTSEWSNTQILQGNDLPSKEKFQFYPQDRIVPVGTNTTFCCIVEEGKVFGSILLGHTVINTRRLSRRSYAATIVNQGPSSRTGTNVICYDDPKTKLTGAVVFVGYPPLPTDFVCETQDLTSAVCQWNEGRDSHLYGKRQTYYSVNKSPQQKRREISFNRWDGNWTLVAVNHLGQYTLTDFAELGHRVHPVAPANLTSVNRAWNATVAWQWKFDSYSSLALDCQVELTSNGQKTKRTFSGVGLRSVVLSDLHPDEDYSVQVRCGAQENFWKWGNWSKPFSFKTSTTVPDAPDVWVWMNRDNTGQVLWKLLTHRQNHGQITAYEVTFWSPGETLQHTDVFSPDTSVAPINLTKIAAFESGKVIATVIAKNNAGASQPANIPLRLTDVEPLTASRAVYVDGGFPLFWQSDVNATCGYVVEWHDASCMSDCPVEWIKVAAGNTNVSVESANFQPGVRYTFSLYSCSMEPPELLQRWQGYMQELIPSSLALLPTRQQGSNILLTWGEIPLVNRRGFILGFNVYMSNGSQFTLLANLSDRGARNYTVKGLPEGSYKFTVKAYTVAGEGTGAPASITLEPYTDWLILEILTSLGITALFLVIVTFICYKKRKWVKKAFYPDIPEPKLPGDWSRTQGPLDVKPSSHSVVHIVERPELDSSKEMLVVIPEEDEDEEGQGIGDEPVDTDEPASLRYYNQVVDERPIRPRFPDSSASSASSLDSARTDVTYTGIQTSGSSLVWLDSQGSSEDQQPQAELSVNCGGGGGGYRPQMQPRAPSEDMGLASPEPFLEPQAAIAGGYKPQSSWHFDSPVEAGESAGRAPSLGSPTSVASTEFLLPGGEEHAEEKQQLSSSAATWFTNLLSSTKP is encoded by the exons ATGCCTCACCTAAGTATCAGCcccagctgcagctccatctgGCTCATCTGTCTTCTCCTGACTATACACGCTCATGCCAAAGATG ccCTTACTGTACCCCAGGTGAGGCTGTCAGCCGACTGGGATACACAGCAACTAACCATATCCTGGCAGGGAGGAGCAGCCACAACTTTTGACCTCATGATCCTAAGAACCGAACTCAATGAAACTGTCTTCTAC GAGACGGTGAATGTGCCATTGAATCAGGCAAGTGGGCAGCACCAGTGGACTTGGACCTCAGTTGAACCTCTGGAGTGTACctcactgtcaatcaaaatcCGCTCAAGAGATGGGCAAACAACAAGTGAATGGAGCAACACTCAGATACTTCAAG GGAACGATCTTCCCAGCAAAGAGAAATTCCAGTTTTACCCCCAGGACAGAATTGTACCTGTGGGGACCAACACCACCTTCTGTTGCATTGTGGAAGAGGGGAAGGTCTTTGGGAGCATCCTTTTAGGCCACACGGTCATAAACACAAGACGACTGAGTAGGCGAAGCTATGCTGCTACAATAGTTAATCAGGGACCATCCAGCAGAACAGGAACCAACGTCATCTGTTACGACGACCCGAAGACAAAACTGACTGGAGCAGTGGTGTTTGTTGGAT ATCCACCACTGCCTActgattttgtgtgtgagacTCAGGATTTAACCTCAGCCGTGTGCCAGTGGAATGAAGGACGAGACTCACACTTGTATGGCAAACGACAAACATACTACTCAGTAAACAAGAG TCCGCAACAGAAACGGAGAGAGATTTCTTTTAACCGGTGGGATGGTAACTGGACACTGGTGGCTGTGAACCATCTCGGCCAGTACACCCTCACTGACTTCGCGGAATTAGGTCACAGAG TGCACCCAGTAGCACCAGCTAACCTGACCTCAGTTAACCGTGCCTGGAATGCCACTGTGGCATGGCAGTGGAAGTTTGACAGCTATTCTTCCCTGGCTCTTGACTGCCAGGTGGAGCTCACCTCTAATGGGCAAAAAACAAAG CGTACCTTCTCTGGTGTGGGTCTGCGGTCTGTGGTTCTATCGGACCTGCATCCTGATGAGGATTACAGTGTACAAGTCCGCTGCGGTGCCCAGGAGAATTTCTGGAAGTGGGGAAACTGGAGCAAACCATTTTCCTTCAAAACTAGCACTACTG TTCCTGATGCTCCtgatgtgtgggtgtggatGAATAGAGACAATACTGGCCAGGTCCTTTGGAAG CTTCTGACTCACAGACAGAACCACGGTCAGATCACAGCGTATGAAGTTACTTTCTGGAGCCCCGGCGAAACTCTACAGCACACAGATGTCTTTTCGCCGGATACTTCTGTTGCTCCAATAAACCTCACAAAGATTGCTGCCTTCGAGAGTGGCAAGGTCATTGCAACCGTCATTGCAAAGAACAATGCTGGGGCGTCTCAACCTGCAAATATACCTCTGCGCTTGACAG atgTGGAACCCTTAACTGCATCCAGGGCAGTTTATGTGGATGGAGGTTTCCCTCTGTTTTGGCAGAGTGATGTCAACGCCACCTGTGGTTATGTGGTGGAATGGCATGATGCCTCTTGCATGTCGGACTGCCCCGTGGAGTGGATCAAGGTGGCAGCTGGAAACACTAATGTCTCTGTTGAGTCAG CCAACTTCCAGCCGGGCGTGAGGTACACCTTTTCTCTGTACAGCTGCTCCATGGAGCccccagagctgctgcagcgCTGGCAGGGATACATGCAGGAACTGA TCCCTTCCAGTCTTGCCCTTCTACCAACCCGTCAACAGGGCTCTAATATTCTCCTCACCTGGGGAGAAATCCCGCTGGTCAACAGAAGAGGCTTTATCTTGGGCTTCAATGTTTACATGAGCAATGGCTCGCAGTTCACACTTCTGG ccAACCTATCAGACCGAGGAGCCAGGAACTACACAGTAAAAGGTTTACCTGAGGGCTCCTATAAATTTACTGTCAAGGCCTACACCGTAGCAGGCGAGGGCACAGGCGCCCCTGCCTCCATAACGCTGGAGccataca ctgattggctgatccTGGAAATCTTGACATCTCTGGGAATCACGGCCTTATTCCTGGTCATTGTCACCTTCATTTGCTACAAGAAAAGGAAATG GGTGAAAAAGGCGTTCTATCCAGACATACCTGAGCCCAAGCTGCCTGGTGATTGGTCCAGAACACAG GGGCCATTGGATGTGAAGCCATCTTCTCACAGTGTGGTCCATATTGTAGAAAGGCCTGAGTTGGATTCTAGTAAAGAAATGCTTGTTGTCATACCTGAAGAAGACGAAGACGAAGAAGGGCAGGGGATAGGAGACGAGCCAGTTGACACAGATGAGCCAGCGTCATTACGTTACTACAACCAAGTCGTAGATGAGCGGCCCATAAGACCACGTTTCCCAGACTCATCTGCTTCTTCTGCATCTTCTTTGGATTCAGCACGCACCGATGTGACGTACACAGGGATTCAGACCTCAGGGTCTTCTTTGGTCTGGCTGGATTCACAGGGCTCCTCTGAGGATCAACAACCTCAGGCTGAGCTGTCCGTTAactgtggaggtggaggagggggttaCCGGCCCCAGATGCAACCTAGAGCACCAAGTGAAGACATGGGTCTAGCTTCACCTGAGCCTTTCTTAGAGCCCCAGGCTGCCATTGCTGGGGGCTACAAACCCCAGAGCTCCTGGCATTTTGACTCCCCAGTGGAGGCTGGGGAAAGTGCTGGCCGGGCACCCTCTCTTGGATCCCCGACCTCTGTTGCTTCCACCGAGTTCCTCCTtccaggaggagaggaacatgcagaggagaaacagcagctgtcatCGTCGGCAGCAACCTGGTTCACTAACCTGTTGTCATCAACAAAACCGTGA